The Pandoraea vervacti DNA window CAGCTCGCAGACGTGCGGCGTGAGACGATACTGCGCGCCCGTCGCCACGCAGTGCATGGCGAGCGGTCCATGCGCGACCGCCACGCCTTTGGGAACGCCCGTCGAGCCGGACGTATAGATCAGATAGGCGAGTTGGTCCGGGTGCAGGCTCAATGGCGGCGTATCGCTCGATAGCGTGCGCTCGGCAACGATGTCGGTCAGGGCGGCATGGCGCGCTGGCATCCATGGCGCATCCATCAACGATGTCTCGGTGAGCACCAGCGAAATCCCGGCGTCCTCGATGATTTGCGCCAACCGTTGCGCCGGATAGGATGGGTCTAGCGGCACGAACGCGCAGCCCGCCTTCATAATGCCGAGCAGGCCGGTGATCATGGCCGTCTGACGCGACATCGCCAGACCGATGCGCGCCTCGGGCGTTGCGCCGTGCGACAGCAGCCAATGGGCGACGCGATTCGCCGCGCACACCAGTTCGGCATAGGTCAGCGTGCCCGCCTCGTCACGCAGCGCAATGGCCGCCGGCTGTTGCCGGGCTTGCGCGTCGACGAGTGCGGGCACACTTTGAAACGCCAGTGACTGCGACACCTCGGGCGCCGCCGTGCGACGGTTGCCGTCCAGCGAGCCTTCGAACGCCACGTCGAGCGCCGCCAGCGGCCGCGTCGGCATCGCCAGCAATGTCGCCAGCCCGGCGCACCAGTGCGCGCCAAGTCGTTCGATGGTCTCGACGTCGAACAGATCGGTCGGGAATGTCAGACGGGCACGCAGCTTCACGCCGTCGAGCGGATCGGGGCGCGCGCCGATCGGACGGTCCCCGTCGGCCGCCCCGTCATGGAACTCGTCGATGTCCAGCGCCAGATCGTATTGCGCACCGCCGGTCAGCGGCTCGGCAACGACATTCAGCTCCGTTGGCCAACCGGCTGCGACGCGCGACGATGCGGCGTTGGCCACATGATGATTGAGCATCACCTGAAAGAGCGGGGACTGGCCAAGACTGCGCTGCGGCGCGATACGCTCCACCACACGCTCGAACGGCGCGTCGCGATGCGCCTGCGCAGCCAGTGCCCCGTCGCGCACCTGTGCGACCAACTGGTCGAAGCCGGCCGTCGGGTCGACCTCCGCACGCCAGACCTGGGTGTTGACGAGACAGCCGAGCATACGTTCGAGCCCTGCGATGTCGCGCTGCGCGATCGGCACACCGATCCGAATGTCGGTCTCGCCCGCATAGCGATGCAACAACCATTGGAATGCGGCTGCCAGCACCACGAAAGGCGTGGCCTTGCGTTGTGCGGCGTACGTCAGCACGTCGCGCGTGAGACCGGCCGGAAGATCGAACGCCAGCGTGCGGCCCGTCCCGCTGCGTAACGCACCGCGCGCCCGGTCGAACGGCAATGTGAGGAACGGCGAGGGTTCGGGCAGACGTGCCTGCCACCAATCGAGCTGGCGCTCGAGCGCGGCGCCGCCGATGTGCGCATGCTGCCAGTGCGCGTGATCGCCCGGCTGCACCGGAACGGCTTCGAAATCGGGCGTGGCGCCATTCGCATAGGCGCGGTAAGCGTGTGCGAGTTCATCGACGAGCAATGTCATCGACCAGGCGTCGGTCAACAAGTGGTGCAGGACGAAGACGATCCGGTGCTGATCGTGCTGATCGGTCAGGACATCGCGCGACATGCGCAGCGAAGCCACGCGCCACGGCGGCGCCGACTCGGGCGCAAAGGGTTCGGCGAGCAGCGTACGCGTGAGGGATGCGGCGGCCGCTTCGGGATTCGGATCGCCCGTCAGATCGTGCACGGTGAGCGCGATATCGGCGCGCCTGTGGACGACCTGAACCGCAACGCCGTCACGCTCGTCGAACGTCGTGCGTAAGGCGTCGTGGCGCGCAGTGACGATGTCCAGCGCTTGCGCAAACACGGCTTCATCGAAGCACCCGTTGATGCGCAACTGGCCGCCGACGTGATAGGCCGCACTGTTGGCCGGATCGAGGCGATGGACGAACCACAGTCGCGACTGCGCGAACGACTGACGAAACACCCGCACGTCTGACGTCTCTGCCAGCGGTGTCGCGCTCGGAATGGTGCGCGAAGCGGTGGCGTCTTGCGTGTCGGACGCCGGGGGCACCTTCGCCAGCGCTTGCACCCACTCGCCCAGCCGCGCGTGCTCGTACAGCGATGCCGGCGTCGCTTTGCGCCCGAGCCGTTCACGCACGCGTGCCAGCACCTGCATCGCAAGCAATGAACTGCCGCCGCAAAGGAAGAAATGGTCGTCTGCGCCGATCGACGTCCGCCCAAGCACTTCGCACCAGATGCTGGCGACGGTCTCGTAGAGGGTATCGTGCGCGCGGGCGCTGTCGTGCCCGACGGCAGACGGTGGCGGCGTCCCGGCGTCCTTATCGAGGATCACGCCGTTGCGCCAGGTCGCCCACGCGTCGAGTGTCCCGTCGCGCCAGCCCTTCGCACACGCACTGCGCTGCAACTTGCCGCTGGACGTCTTCGGCAGCGCCCCCGGGTTGAGCAACACCACGACGGCAGCGGCCTGCTGGCAGACGTCGGCGACCGCCACGGCAATCGCTTCCGCCAACGTTTGCGCAGGCACCATTTTCTGGACGCCGCGTCCCACTTCGGCCGCGACGCCGATGCCCGGCTCGCCGTCGATGTCCACGGCAAAGGCCGTCACGCGGCCCTTGCGCACGAGTTCGACGTCGGCCTCGATGGCCTTCTCCAGATCCTGCGGGTACAGATTGTGGCCGCGCATGATGATGACGTCCTTGCAACGGCCCGTGATGTAGAGCTGCGCCTCGTGAACGAACCCGAGGTCGCCGGTGCGCAGCCAACGCCTGCCACTCTCCTCACTCGCCTGCACGAACGTACGCGCGCTCGCCTCCTCGTTGCGCCAGTAGCCTTGCGCCACGCTCGGCCCGCTCACCCAGATCTCCCCCACTTCCCCCTGCGCCACAGGCGACGGGGCGACGTCGGACGAATCGCTCCATGTCATGAGGCGCACGTCGTGCCCGAGCGGCGTCGCGCCGCAACCCACGAGCATCGTCCCCGCGTCGCGACAGACGTCGGCGCGTTGCCGCGCCAGCGCGCCAGGGTCGAATTCGACGGCGGTCATGCCGTCGCCGCGCCGCCCCCCGGTGACGAACAACGTCGCCTCGGCCAGGCCGTAGCAGGGATACACCGCCTTCGGATCGAAGCCCGCCGGGGCGAATGCCTCGCAAAATTCGACCAGCGTGTCATGGCGCACCGGCTCCGAGCCGGAGAAGGCCAGACGCCACCTGCGCAAATCCAGTGCGCCGATGGTCGCGGCGTCGATGCGCTGGGCACACAGCCGATACGCAAAGTCAGGGCCGCCGCTGACGGTGCCGCCGAACTTGTCGATGGCGCGTAACCACCGCACGGGTCGCTCCAGAAAGAACTGAGGCGACATCAGTATCAGACGCGCCCCACGATAAATGGGGGACAACAGTCCGCCAATCAGCCCCATGTCGTGATAAAGCGGCAGCCAGCTCACCATGGTGTCGTCGCGCGTCATGCCCAGCCCCGCCACGATGGCCGCTTCGTTGGCCATCAGGTTGGCATGACTGACCATCACGCCCTTTGGCGTCGATGTCGAACCCGAGGTGTATTGCAGGAAGGCCAGATCGGAAGGTGAGACGCTCGTCTCCTGCCATTGCGCGGCGAGCGCGTCGTCGATCTCATCGACCACCACGATTTCCACGTCGCGCAGTTCCGGCGCCGCGTCGCCGAACGCCAGCATGGCGTCGCGATGGCGACGGTCGGTCAGCACGAAGCGCGCGTTCGCATCGGACAGGATCGAGCGCACGCGGGCAAGATGTTGCGCACGGGCCGATTCCGGCGGAAACGCCGGCACGGCGATCGCCCCCGCGTAGAGACAACCGAAGAACCCCGCCACGTAATCCAGTCCCGTGGGCATGAGCAACACTCCGCGCTCGCCATGCGTGCGGCCCGCCGAGAGACGTTGCAGCGTGGCTGCGACCGCTCGGGCACGGGTGTCGAGCCCCGCGCAGGTCAGCGCCTGCCCCTCGCCGTCGTCGCTGGACAGTGCACGCAGCGCCTCGCGCTCAGGCTCGAGACGAGCGCGTGCGCGCAGCAGGTCGACCATATGTTCGATGGGGCCGATCGATTCGACCGCAGCACCGGACGAAGCGGCCATGGACGGGACAAAATCGAAGGGGACGGGCAAGCGAAGAGCGTCGTTCATGACGGTAGCGACTCACGAAGCGGGAACGAAATCAAAAGACCGGCGCGGGCTGCGCCGTCGGCAAAGGCGCCGGGCCATGATCGGGAATATCAATCGGCGCCAGCGAGGCACCATCGGCCGAAATCAACGATCGGCGCCGTGCGCCTGCGCCATCGCCACGATCACCTTGCGCGGCCCCTTGAAGGGAGAACGCGCGTGCGCGGCGAGCATGTTGTCGAGCATCAGCACATCGCCGTTGCGCCACGGGAAGCTGATCTTCTCGGCCTCCAGCGCGTGACGGATCGTCGCCAGGGCGTCTTCCTCGATGGGGCTGCCGTCGCCGTAGTACACATTGCGCGGCAGGTCTTCCTCGCCGACGACATCGAGCAATGTCTCGCGCACGTCGGGCGCCAGATTCGAGAGGTGGAACAGATGCGCCTGATTGAACCAGACCCACTCGCCCGTCACCGGATGCTGCGCGACTGCCTGACACAGTTGGCGCGTGCGCAACTCGCCATCGTCCTTCCACTCGCACGCAATGCGATGCGCCCGGCAATAGGCTTCCACCTCCGCGCGATCTTCCGTGTTGAAGACCTGTGTCCATGGCACATCGAAGCCATTGCCGAAGTTGCGCACATACATCAGGCCCTTGCTGGCGAAGCGCTCGCGCAGCGCCTGCGGCACCCGCGCATAAATGCGACGACTGTCGGCAATCGGCGTCTCGCCGCCCTCCTGCGCCGTCAGGACACTGTAAAACCAGATCTTCATCGGCCAATCGCGCGTGTACGATTGTTCGTTATGCAAAGGAATGTGCTGATGCGGCGGATATTCGGTCGACGTATAGACGCCTTGCGAGACCTTGCTGCGCGGCGTGGAGCCGAATTCATAGGTCAGCAGCGAATGACCGAACGACGCGGCGAACTCGCGGAA harbors:
- a CDS encoding TauD/TfdA family dioxygenase yields the protein MLDTMLDVRALRTDGDLPMVVEPRDAGVPIEAAASALHALVDEYLPTCGGVLFRGFRVDGDAAFREFAASFGHSLLTYEFGSTPRSKVSQGVYTSTEYPPHQHIPLHNEQSYTRDWPMKIWFYSVLTAQEGGETPIADSRRIYARVPQALRERFASKGLMYVRNFGNGFDVPWTQVFNTEDRAEVEAYCRAHRIACEWKDDGELRTRQLCQAVAQHPVTGEWVWFNQAHLFHLSNLAPDVRETLLDVVGEEDLPRNVYYGDGSPIEEDALATIRHALEAEKISFPWRNGDVLMLDNMLAAHARSPFKGPRKVIVAMAQAHGADR